One region of Salinibacterium sp. TMP30 genomic DNA includes:
- a CDS encoding succinate dehydrogenase hydrophobic membrane anchor subunit, with product MSLIEAPRTPTRGRRTGGVNWEKWGWIYMRASGVVLVVLIFGHLFVNLFTGEGVKAIDFAFVGGKLSDPFWQVWDGLMLWLALIHGGNGMRTLVNDYASNPTVRKVLLNGIATSTAILILLGTLVITTFDPCPAGADPALLASICEGR from the coding sequence ATGAGTCTCATCGAAGCCCCCCGCACCCCCACCCGTGGCCGCCGCACCGGCGGAGTCAACTGGGAAAAATGGGGATGGATCTACATGCGCGCGTCCGGCGTTGTACTCGTGGTTCTCATCTTTGGCCACCTCTTCGTCAATCTCTTCACCGGTGAAGGCGTCAAAGCTATCGACTTCGCCTTCGTCGGCGGAAAGCTTTCCGACCCGTTCTGGCAGGTCTGGGACGGCCTCATGCTGTGGCTCGCACTGATCCACGGCGGCAACGGAATGCGCACGCTCGTCAACGACTACGCATCCAACCCCACAGTGCGCAAAGTCCTTTTGAACGGTATCGCCACCTCCACGGCGATCCTGATTCTTTTGGGAACCCTGGTGATCACCACCTTCGATCCCTGCCCCGCCGGAGCTGACCCAGCTCTACTCGCC
- the sdhC gene encoding succinate dehydrogenase, cytochrome b556 subunit: MPEKSASNLVAEPKSPPKISSPKRPAGTLYRGNEGMWSWVLHRITGVAIYFFLLVHILDTALIRVSPEAYNVVIESYKTPLMGLGEIALVAAIGFHAVNGLRIILIDFWAFGAKHQRAMFWVVIGIWLVLLAGFVPRHLMHVFGG; this comes from the coding sequence GTGCCAGAGAAGTCGGCGAGTAACCTAGTGGCGGAGCCGAAGTCTCCCCCGAAGATTAGCTCCCCCAAAAGACCAGCTGGCACCCTCTACCGGGGCAACGAAGGCATGTGGTCGTGGGTGCTCCACCGTATTACCGGTGTTGCCATCTACTTCTTCCTCCTCGTGCACATTCTTGACACCGCTCTTATCCGAGTGAGTCCTGAGGCCTACAACGTCGTCATCGAGTCCTACAAGACGCCCTTGATGGGTCTCGGTGAGATCGCGCTCGTCGCGGCCATCGGTTTCCATGCTGTCAACGGTTTGCGCATCATCCTGATCGACTTTTGGGCATTCGGCGCAAAACATCAGCGCGCCATGTTCTGGGTTGTCATCGGCATCTGGCTGGTACTGCTCGCCGGATTCGTCCCCCGCCACCTAATGCACGTCTTCGGAGGTTGA
- a CDS encoding glycosyltransferase family 1 protein: MRVAIVSESFLPTVNGVTNSVLKVLDHLSAEGHEAFIICPSAGAPTTYAGFTVHSVPALAYRQFPVGLPNPQVHKLIADFRPEIVHAAAPFLLGAQAISSANRLGIPAVAIFQTDVAGYARRNRLGPATKLAWRIVRWIHDGAQLTLAPSTTAMFDLRAIGLTKLERWGRGVDLTLYHPSKKLTPAAVKLRKRLAPNGEVVVGYVGRIAPEKQVERLRALHGLSGVRVAIVGDGPSVPNVRRALAGIPVTWLGKLGGEELATAYAAFDIFVHTGTEETFGQTLQEAHSAGLPVVAPRAGGPIDLVVHGTNGFLFEADNERQLRAFVEALAIDPELRARMGEAGRRRVLGKSWGGVCAQLIAHYEATIAGAVAPATR, encoded by the coding sequence TTGCGGGTCGCCATTGTTAGCGAAAGCTTCCTCCCTACTGTCAATGGCGTAACCAATAGCGTGCTTAAAGTGCTCGACCATTTGAGCGCTGAGGGCCATGAGGCGTTTATTATCTGCCCGTCAGCGGGAGCACCCACAACGTATGCGGGATTCACCGTGCACTCGGTTCCGGCTCTGGCCTATCGCCAATTTCCCGTTGGGCTCCCCAACCCTCAAGTGCACAAACTGATTGCTGACTTTCGCCCCGAGATAGTTCATGCGGCTGCTCCCTTCCTTTTGGGCGCCCAAGCAATTTCCTCAGCCAACCGACTGGGTATTCCCGCGGTGGCGATCTTCCAAACGGATGTCGCTGGCTACGCCCGCCGCAATCGTCTGGGCCCGGCGACGAAACTCGCGTGGCGCATCGTGCGCTGGATCCACGACGGTGCCCAACTCACTCTCGCTCCCTCAACAACGGCCATGTTCGATCTGCGAGCGATCGGTCTCACCAAGCTCGAGCGTTGGGGTCGCGGAGTCGACCTCACCCTGTATCACCCGAGCAAGAAACTGACCCCGGCGGCGGTAAAGCTGCGAAAGCGGCTGGCACCCAACGGTGAAGTGGTGGTCGGCTACGTCGGTCGCATCGCCCCCGAGAAACAGGTGGAGCGCTTGCGAGCCCTCCACGGCCTCAGCGGCGTGCGCGTCGCCATAGTGGGTGACGGCCCATCTGTTCCCAATGTGAGGAGGGCGCTTGCCGGCATCCCCGTTACCTGGTTGGGAAAGTTGGGCGGCGAAGAGTTGGCCACTGCCTACGCTGCTTTCGACATTTTTGTGCACACCGGAACGGAAGAGACTTTCGGCCAGACGCTTCAGGAAGCTCACTCCGCTGGGCTTCCCGTCGTAGCACCGCGCGCAGGTGGCCCGATCGATCTCGTTGTTCACGGTACGAACGGTTTCCTCTTTGAGGCAGACAACGAGCGTCAACTTCGCGCCTTCGTTGAGGCCCTTGCCATTGATCCGGAGTTGCGTGCTCGTATGGGCGAAGCTGGACGGCGAAGGGTGCTCGGCAAATCGTGGGGTGGTGTGTGCGCGCAACTGATCGCACACTATGAGGCAACGATCGCGGGGGCTGTTGCCCCCGCGACCCGGTAG
- a CDS encoding mannose-1-phosphate guanylyltransferase yields the protein MSQLQAPFDNFYSVIPAGGIGSRLWPLSRADAPKFLHDLTGSGQTLLRDTWDRLVPISGADRIMVVTGRAHRAAVERQLPELSDPNVVLESEPKDSSAAIGLAAAILLKRDPNVVIGSFAADHVIRDIRGFRRSVRESIAVANAGFIAAIGITPSEPAIGFGYIHCGRPIEIDGAPSAVSVESFVEKPDFETAQKYLASGDYLWNGGMFISRADVLLEQLGRAEPELLAGLTELAEVWDTPERGAVVDRVWPHLTKIAIDYTVAEPAAAEGRLVVVPGDFDWDDVGDFASIAKLHSGGRKSDLAILGENARVLADKSTGVVISQTDRLISLIGVNDIVVVDTPDALLVTTTANAQRVKSVVDALKISGRNDVL from the coding sequence ATGAGCCAACTTCAGGCCCCGTTTGACAATTTCTACAGCGTGATCCCTGCCGGTGGTATCGGATCGCGGTTGTGGCCGCTATCGCGGGCAGATGCCCCCAAGTTTTTGCACGACCTCACTGGGTCAGGCCAGACGCTGCTTCGCGACACCTGGGATCGTCTGGTTCCGATCTCCGGTGCAGACCGAATTATGGTTGTCACCGGGCGAGCGCATCGCGCGGCCGTCGAAAGACAACTTCCCGAACTCAGCGACCCCAACGTGGTGCTCGAGAGCGAGCCGAAAGATTCCTCGGCCGCGATCGGGCTTGCTGCAGCGATCCTGCTCAAGCGCGACCCCAACGTGGTGATCGGATCGTTTGCGGCGGACCATGTGATTCGGGACATCCGTGGATTCCGCCGCAGCGTTCGCGAGTCAATTGCGGTGGCCAACGCTGGATTCATCGCCGCCATCGGAATCACACCGTCTGAACCAGCGATCGGATTCGGTTATATCCACTGCGGTCGCCCCATTGAGATTGACGGTGCTCCGAGCGCCGTCTCCGTAGAGTCTTTCGTTGAGAAGCCTGATTTTGAGACGGCCCAGAAGTACCTGGCCAGCGGCGACTACCTCTGGAACGGCGGAATGTTCATTTCCCGGGCAGACGTGCTGCTTGAACAACTGGGCAGAGCAGAACCAGAGCTCCTTGCGGGCCTCACAGAACTGGCAGAAGTCTGGGACACCCCGGAACGCGGTGCCGTCGTCGACCGAGTCTGGCCGCACCTCACCAAGATCGCGATTGATTACACCGTTGCCGAACCTGCTGCCGCGGAGGGACGCCTGGTTGTCGTGCCTGGCGACTTTGATTGGGATGACGTTGGCGACTTTGCATCGATCGCTAAGTTGCACTCTGGTGGGCGCAAATCTGACCTCGCGATCCTCGGCGAAAATGCCCGTGTGCTTGCCGACAAATCCACCGGAGTAGTGATTAGCCAAACTGACCGGCTTATCTCCCTAATTGGGGTAAACGACATCGTAGTTGTCGATACTCCCGACGCCTTGCTGGTTACGACAACGGCGAACGCTCAGCGCGTAAAATCTGTGGTGGATGCTCTAAAAATCTCTGGACGAAACGACGTGCTGTGA
- a CDS encoding BMP family ABC transporter substrate-binding protein, with protein sequence MRISTHGRALSGMALVATSALVLAGCAAAPDETGGTAGGETLDFLPCMVSDSGGFDDKSFNQLGYEGLESAANDLGVEFLTVESTSDADYAPNIESLIAEGCDLIVTVGFNLSAATVEFAIANPDVNFAIVDDAADNDFNGETDADNIKPILFDTAGAAFLAGYAAASYSKAGVVGMYGGMNFPTVSIFMDGAAQGVDYYNSEKGASVTVRGWDQAAQDGTFIGSFAPGTDSRAAAQNLIDQGADVLLPVGGPIFQSAVEAIRDSGKDIAMIGVDADLTETETAAADLFLTSILKQIKVAVADVVNNAAEGTFDTTPYVGTLENGGVGIAPFHDFESKVDGGLAAELVTVKDGIISGDIPVKSYLN encoded by the coding sequence TTGAGAATCAGCACTCACGGCCGCGCACTCAGCGGCATGGCGCTCGTTGCAACGAGCGCACTCGTACTCGCCGGTTGCGCAGCAGCACCCGACGAGACCGGCGGAACTGCGGGCGGCGAAACGCTCGATTTCCTTCCCTGCATGGTTTCCGACTCGGGCGGGTTCGATGACAAGTCGTTCAACCAGCTCGGTTATGAAGGGCTTGAGTCAGCAGCTAATGACCTCGGCGTTGAATTCCTCACCGTTGAGTCGACGAGCGATGCAGACTACGCACCGAACATTGAGAGCCTCATTGCTGAGGGTTGCGACTTGATCGTTACGGTCGGATTCAACCTGTCGGCAGCGACGGTTGAGTTTGCTATCGCAAACCCCGACGTCAATTTCGCTATCGTCGACGACGCGGCAGACAACGACTTCAACGGCGAAACAGATGCAGATAACATCAAGCCGATCCTGTTCGACACCGCGGGTGCAGCATTCCTCGCAGGTTACGCAGCAGCGAGCTACTCCAAGGCTGGTGTTGTCGGAATGTACGGCGGGATGAACTTCCCCACCGTTTCCATCTTCATGGATGGCGCAGCTCAGGGCGTTGACTACTACAACTCCGAAAAGGGAGCGTCAGTCACGGTCCGTGGTTGGGACCAGGCAGCACAGGATGGAACGTTCATCGGTAGCTTCGCTCCCGGCACCGACTCACGTGCAGCCGCTCAGAACCTGATCGACCAGGGTGCAGATGTACTGCTGCCTGTTGGTGGCCCTATCTTCCAGAGCGCGGTTGAGGCAATTCGCGACTCCGGTAAAGACATCGCCATGATCGGCGTAGACGCAGACCTTACCGAGACCGAGACCGCAGCAGCGGACTTGTTCCTCACCTCGATCCTCAAGCAGATCAAGGTTGCTGTTGCAGACGTCGTGAACAATGCGGCTGAGGGAACGTTCGACACCACCCCGTACGTAGGAACGCTCGAAAACGGTGGAGTCGGTATTGCGCCGTTCCACGACTTCGAGTCAAAGGTTGACGGCGGCCTCGCGGCAGAGCTCGTCACCGTAAAGGACGGCATCATTTCGGGTGACATCCCCGTGAAGTCGTACCTTAACTAG
- a CDS encoding ABC transporter ATP-binding protein has translation MKLELRGITKRFGDLIANDNINLTVEEGEIHCLLGENGAGKSTLMNVLYGLYQAEEGDILIDDEVRHFAGPGDAMRSGIGMVHQHFMLIPVFTVAENVALGHEEVYGPGLLNLEAARTLVREISSRFGFDIDPDALVEDLPVGVQQRVEIVKALSREAKVLVFDEPTAVLTPQETDEFMAIMRQLKSEGTSIVFITHKLREVREVADRITVIRLGKVVGEADPSANKEELASLMVGRAVDLTIDKAPAQLTDNALIIESLSIADDFGNRAVKDLSVTVQGGEILAIAGVQGNGQTELAKALLGLQDRTSGSITLNGKELLGLSARQILDEGVGYVPEDRTLDGLIGGFSIAENLMLDRSDGAPFVKYGTLQTDVLNEFSDEKLESFDIRAQGIHESVSQLSGGNQQKVVLARELSRELSLLVVSQPTRGLDVGSIEFVHEQIVGVRDRGVPVIVVSTELDEVSSLADRIAVMYKGQIVGIVPADTPREQLGLMMAGERVTEEAA, from the coding sequence GTGAAGCTTGAGTTGCGAGGTATTACCAAGCGCTTCGGTGACCTAATCGCGAATGACAATATTAATCTCACGGTCGAAGAGGGCGAGATTCACTGCCTCCTTGGTGAGAACGGCGCGGGCAAGTCAACGTTGATGAATGTGCTCTACGGTCTGTACCAGGCGGAAGAGGGCGACATCCTCATCGATGACGAGGTTCGCCACTTTGCAGGCCCTGGTGACGCGATGCGTTCCGGCATCGGCATGGTTCACCAACACTTCATGCTGATCCCCGTGTTCACGGTCGCCGAGAATGTCGCGCTCGGCCACGAAGAGGTTTACGGTCCCGGTCTTCTGAACTTGGAAGCCGCTCGCACCTTGGTGCGAGAAATCTCCTCGCGATTCGGTTTCGACATCGATCCCGACGCGCTCGTCGAGGATCTGCCGGTCGGCGTTCAGCAGCGGGTAGAAATCGTGAAGGCGCTCTCCCGCGAAGCAAAGGTGCTCGTTTTCGATGAGCCCACCGCTGTGCTCACACCCCAGGAGACTGACGAGTTTATGGCCATCATGCGCCAACTCAAGTCAGAGGGAACCTCCATTGTTTTCATCACGCACAAGCTGCGTGAAGTGCGCGAAGTCGCTGACCGCATTACGGTCATCCGCCTCGGCAAGGTTGTGGGTGAGGCCGACCCCAGCGCAAACAAGGAGGAACTTGCTTCGCTCATGGTGGGTCGGGCGGTTGACCTCACGATTGACAAGGCTCCGGCTCAGCTCACCGACAATGCCCTCATCATCGAATCGCTGTCGATTGCCGATGATTTTGGCAACCGCGCCGTGAAAGATCTGAGCGTGACAGTGCAGGGCGGCGAGATCCTCGCGATCGCCGGGGTGCAAGGCAACGGGCAGACTGAGCTTGCTAAGGCTCTCCTGGGGTTGCAGGACCGTACCTCCGGTTCGATTACTTTGAACGGCAAAGAGCTTTTGGGGCTCAGCGCACGTCAGATATTGGATGAGGGCGTCGGTTATGTTCCAGAAGACCGGACGCTCGACGGGCTTATTGGTGGTTTCAGTATTGCCGAGAACCTCATGCTTGACCGCAGCGACGGTGCACCTTTCGTGAAGTACGGCACGCTACAGACTGACGTTCTCAACGAATTTTCTGACGAAAAACTTGAGTCGTTTGACATTCGCGCCCAGGGAATCCACGAGAGTGTCTCCCAGCTGTCGGGCGGCAACCAGCAGAAGGTTGTCTTGGCGCGAGAATTGAGCCGCGAGCTCTCGTTGTTGGTCGTTTCGCAGCCCACGCGGGGCCTCGACGTTGGTTCGATTGAGTTTGTTCACGAGCAAATCGTTGGCGTGCGTGATCGCGGTGTACCCGTGATCGTGGTGTCGACTGAGCTCGATGAAGTTTCTTCCCTGGCTGACCGTATTGCGGTCATGTACAAGGGTCAGATTGTTGGAATCGTTCCGGCGGACACTCCCCGTGAACAGCTCGGCCTCATGATGGCTGGCGAACGCGTTACGGAGGAGGCGGCATGA
- a CDS encoding ABC transporter permease: protein MSEPTPQKPKGQKSEEAALTEGAESSENSQDTARWTNAFREIASGNALLSLLAVVLAILIGGVLIALTDSDVQDAAGYFFARPGDLFAAIGSAVGGAYLALFQGSIYDYRRDDFVSAIKPLTQTLVFATPLIAAGLGVAIAFRVGLFNIGGRGQIIVGAAFAGYASFAWDLPIVLHVIVAVTMGIIGGALWGAIAGVLKARTGAHEVIVTIMLNYVAYYLISFLLRTDLLKNPGSSNPKTPPAADTAVLPPIFGDAFKLHWGFIVVIAATVLAWWLVDRSSLGFKFRAVGLNPHAARVAGIKVERLYVYVMLIAGGYAGLAASTEVLGTTTSGFTSGVDAGIGFDAITVALLGRSTPWGTFAAGVLFGAFKAGGFTMQASQSIPIDIVLVVQSLIVLFIAAPPLVRAVFRLPQPGARAKKVVG from the coding sequence ATGAGTGAGCCCACACCCCAAAAGCCCAAAGGCCAGAAGTCTGAGGAGGCGGCTCTTACGGAGGGTGCCGAGAGCTCGGAAAACAGCCAGGACACCGCACGGTGGACGAATGCGTTCCGCGAAATCGCCTCCGGCAATGCGCTGCTCTCGTTACTCGCTGTTGTTCTCGCCATCCTGATCGGTGGTGTGCTCATTGCGCTGACCGATTCTGATGTGCAGGATGCGGCCGGGTACTTCTTCGCTCGCCCGGGCGATTTGTTCGCGGCGATCGGCAGTGCCGTTGGCGGCGCGTACTTGGCTCTGTTTCAGGGATCAATCTACGACTACCGTCGCGATGACTTCGTATCGGCCATTAAGCCGTTGACGCAGACCCTAGTGTTCGCGACTCCGCTGATTGCTGCTGGCTTGGGCGTAGCAATCGCGTTCCGTGTAGGGCTATTCAATATCGGTGGCCGTGGACAGATCATCGTCGGCGCGGCATTTGCTGGTTACGCGAGCTTCGCATGGGACCTACCCATCGTGTTGCACGTCATCGTTGCCGTCACTATGGGAATCATCGGTGGAGCACTGTGGGGCGCAATAGCCGGTGTGCTGAAAGCGCGCACAGGCGCGCACGAGGTGATCGTGACGATCATGCTCAACTACGTCGCCTACTACCTAATTAGCTTTTTGCTCCGCACCGATCTCCTCAAGAATCCTGGCTCCAGTAACCCGAAGACGCCGCCGGCAGCAGACACGGCAGTTTTGCCGCCCATTTTTGGCGACGCCTTCAAACTTCACTGGGGTTTTATCGTTGTTATCGCGGCAACCGTGCTCGCCTGGTGGTTGGTTGACCGTTCAAGCCTTGGTTTCAAGTTCCGCGCGGTGGGCCTCAACCCGCACGCGGCACGGGTCGCCGGGATTAAGGTAGAGCGCCTCTACGTCTACGTGATGCTGATCGCCGGCGGTTATGCAGGTCTCGCCGCCAGCACCGAAGTTCTTGGCACAACAACCAGTGGTTTCACTTCTGGTGTGGATGCCGGAATCGGCTTCGACGCGATCACCGTTGCGCTCCTTGGCCGGTCAACTCCCTGGGGCACGTTTGCCGCTGGAGTCCTGTTCGGCGCGTTCAAGGCGGGTGGCTTTACTATGCAGGCTTCCCAGAGCATCCCGATTGACATCGTTCTGGTAGTTCAATCACTGATTGTTCTCTTTATTGCTGCGCCACCGCTCGTGCGCGCTGTGTTCCGTCTGCCGCAACCCGGCGCTCGTGCAAAGAAGGTGGTTGGCTAA
- a CDS encoding ABC transporter permease: protein MTVTKTSEGPGRTDSKIQRRSWKLPIAFALVSLISGVLFIGFAEDAPTGFDLSTSTDLFRLPVIQLPALATGVIVTIVMALIAVGSAFVISQNRTVPTWIPILGAVVALAGFLTWAAADETLRVPELFAGALVLAVPLVFGALGGVISERAGVVNIAIEAQLLAGAFVSAVVGTITSSPFVGLLAAAVAGMLVSFLLSVFAIKYLVNQIIVGVVINVLVSGLTGFLYSQWLTESPEQLNNPEGFSVIAIPILSGIPLIGPVFFKQTFIVYLLYVIVAVVAFALYRTRWGLRLRAVGEHPKAADTVGINVKLTRFWNVALAGAIAGLGGAFITLSQTGQFGKDVTAGAGFIALAAVIFGRWDPIKATLAALLFGFASNLQNALSVVGSPVPSEFMLMLPYVVTIIAVAGLVGKSRPPAASGTPYIKG, encoded by the coding sequence ATGACTGTCACCAAGACATCTGAGGGACCGGGTCGAACAGATTCGAAGATTCAGCGTCGCAGCTGGAAACTGCCCATCGCGTTCGCGCTTGTATCTCTCATCTCGGGCGTGCTGTTTATCGGCTTCGCTGAAGACGCACCGACCGGGTTCGACCTGTCGACGAGCACCGATCTGTTTCGCTTGCCGGTTATCCAGTTGCCCGCACTGGCAACCGGTGTGATCGTCACCATTGTGATGGCGCTCATCGCGGTCGGCTCTGCCTTTGTGATTTCTCAGAATCGCACCGTACCGACGTGGATTCCGATTCTCGGTGCCGTGGTTGCTCTCGCCGGATTCCTCACCTGGGCTGCCGCCGACGAGACGCTGCGAGTTCCTGAACTTTTTGCTGGCGCACTTGTCTTGGCGGTGCCGCTCGTATTCGGAGCGTTGGGTGGAGTTATTTCTGAGCGCGCCGGTGTTGTCAACATCGCCATTGAAGCGCAGTTGCTTGCCGGAGCTTTTGTATCGGCAGTAGTAGGAACCATCACGTCATCGCCGTTCGTCGGGCTGCTTGCCGCTGCTGTCGCCGGAATGCTCGTGTCGTTCTTGCTCTCGGTGTTTGCGATCAAGTACCTCGTAAACCAGATCATCGTCGGTGTCGTCATCAACGTGCTGGTCTCCGGTCTCACCGGATTCCTTTACTCGCAGTGGCTTACCGAGAGCCCAGAACAGCTCAACAACCCCGAAGGTTTTTCGGTGATCGCGATTCCGATCCTGAGCGGCATTCCACTCATCGGGCCAGTTTTCTTCAAGCAGACCTTTATCGTGTACCTGCTCTACGTAATCGTGGCGGTGGTTGCGTTTGCGCTGTACCGCACCCGCTGGGGGCTCCGCCTGCGTGCCGTGGGCGAGCACCCCAAGGCTGCTGACACCGTCGGCATCAACGTGAAGCTCACTCGTTTCTGGAACGTCGCTCTCGCCGGTGCAATTGCTGGATTGGGTGGAGCGTTCATCACGCTCAGCCAGACCGGTCAGTTCGGTAAAGACGTCACCGCGGGTGCCGGCTTTATTGCTCTCGCCGCGGTGATCTTCGGCCGCTGGGATCCGATCAAAGCAACCCTCGCCGCGCTATTGTTCGGGTTCGCCAGCAACCTGCAGAACGCGTTGAGCGTTGTTGGCTCGCCGGTTCCGAGCGAGTTCATGCTCATGCTGCCCTACGTCGTAACGATCATTGCTGTCGCCGGTTTGGTCGGCAAGTCTCGGCCGCCAGCAGCATCCGGAACACCGTATATAAAGGGGTAA
- a CDS encoding cytidine deaminase, whose translation MTIEPQSIDWDALRLVATDAITHAYVPYSKFPVGVAAIVDDGRVISGANVENASYGLTLCAECALVSSLHMTGGGKLVAFTCVDGKGNALMPCGRCRQLLFEHSADGMLLETVSGIKTIDEVIPDAFGPRTLEEYHGE comes from the coding sequence ATGACGATCGAGCCGCAATCAATCGACTGGGATGCGCTGAGGCTCGTCGCCACAGACGCCATCACTCACGCCTACGTTCCCTATTCGAAGTTCCCGGTTGGCGTCGCCGCAATTGTCGACGACGGCCGGGTCATTTCGGGTGCAAACGTAGAAAACGCCTCCTACGGCCTTACGCTGTGTGCTGAGTGCGCGCTAGTGTCATCGCTGCACATGACCGGTGGCGGCAAACTTGTTGCCTTCACCTGCGTCGACGGAAAGGGCAATGCCCTGATGCCGTGTGGCCGCTGCCGCCAACTTCTCTTTGAGCACTCAGCCGACGGCATGCTGCTCGAAACGGTGTCGGGCATCAAAACAATTGACGAAGTGATTCCCGACGCGTTCGGGCCACGCACCCTTGAGGAGTACCACGGTGAATAA
- a CDS encoding thymidine phosphorylase: MVERFDVVDLIHTKRDKGTLTTDQINWLVDAYTRGYVGDEQMAAMTMAIFINGMEREEIRDLTLAMIASGETLSFEGLGKETTDKHSTGGVGDKITLPLAPLVASFGVAVPQLSGRGLGHTGGTLDKLESIPGWRADLTNEEFYAQLRGVGGVICAAGSGLAPADKKLYALRDITGTVEAIPLIASSIMSKKIAEGTSALVLDVKFGSGAFMKDAARSRELAETMVRLGKDAGVKTVALLTNMNVPLGLTIGNANEVRESVEILAGGGPADVRELTIALAREMLAQVGLPDADVEAALDNGQAMDSWRGMIQAQGGDPDAELPQPKESHVVTADRDGFLVEQEALPFGIAAWRLGAGRARKQDPVQHAAGIDLHAKPGDTVRKGEPLFTMHADEPARFARALESLEGAYRIGDAGETVHDGGPLIAGRID; this comes from the coding sequence ATCGTCGAACGTTTCGACGTCGTCGACCTCATTCACACCAAGCGCGACAAGGGCACCCTCACGACCGACCAGATTAACTGGCTCGTGGATGCCTACACTCGCGGCTACGTTGGTGACGAACAGATGGCTGCCATGACTATGGCGATCTTTATCAACGGCATGGAGCGCGAAGAGATTCGCGACCTCACCCTGGCGATGATCGCCAGCGGTGAAACTCTCAGCTTCGAGGGACTCGGCAAAGAGACGACAGACAAACACTCCACGGGAGGAGTGGGCGACAAGATTACGCTTCCTCTTGCACCCCTCGTTGCCTCGTTCGGTGTTGCGGTGCCGCAGCTCTCGGGCCGCGGCCTCGGCCACACCGGCGGAACGCTCGACAAATTGGAGAGCATCCCAGGCTGGCGTGCCGACCTCACCAACGAAGAGTTCTACGCGCAGCTCCGCGGAGTTGGCGGCGTCATTTGCGCCGCGGGGTCTGGTCTCGCCCCGGCAGATAAAAAGCTGTATGCCCTGCGCGACATCACCGGAACCGTCGAAGCTATTCCCCTGATTGCCTCCTCCATCATGAGCAAGAAAATTGCCGAAGGCACTTCGGCCCTGGTGCTTGACGTGAAGTTTGGTTCGGGCGCATTCATGAAGGACGCTGCCCGCAGTCGTGAGTTGGCCGAAACCATGGTTCGACTGGGCAAGGATGCTGGCGTTAAGACTGTCGCACTGCTGACCAACATGAATGTTCCACTGGGACTCACTATCGGAAACGCCAATGAGGTGCGCGAATCCGTCGAGATTCTCGCCGGTGGTGGTCCTGCCGACGTGCGCGAACTGACGATCGCTCTTGCGCGTGAAATGCTCGCCCAGGTAGGCCTGCCAGACGCTGATGTTGAGGCTGCTCTCGACAACGGCCAGGCGATGGATTCTTGGCGCGGCATGATTCAAGCTCAGGGTGGAGACCCGGATGCTGAACTGCCTCAGCCCAAAGAAAGTCACGTTGTGACCGCTGATCGCGATGGTTTTCTCGTCGAACAAGAAGCTCTGCCTTTTGGTATTGCCGCCTGGCGTCTGGGTGCCGGTCGTGCACGCAAACAGGATCCTGTTCAGCACGCCGCCGGCATCGACCTTCATGCGAAGCCCGGTGACACGGTGCGCAAGGGCGAACCGCTGTTCACGATGCACGCCGATGAACCGGCCAGGTTCGCCCGCGCACTCGAGTCGCTTGAGGGCGCTTACCGTATTGGTGATGCGGGGGAGACCGTGCACGATGGTGGCCCCTTGATCGCTGGACGCATCGACTAG